In a single window of the Acetivibrio clariflavus DSM 19732 genome:
- a CDS encoding DEAD/DEAH box helicase: MMLFRPAESSKRIVEFFRKYLLTTFKTNNDIYNRQLKEQLSEDGVISKGPYISMSDSFEKDKTLRELVDEGILCRELLQLSELHPDRKLYKHQVEAICKANNGKNLIITTGTGSGKTECFLIPIINLLMREKEKGTLNPGVRTLIIYPMNALVNDQIRRLREIFIKYQESGITFGKYTGETLENYSDALDEFIEREGTEPIKNELISREQMRKTPPHILITNFAMLEYLLLRPGDSIFFNKQNASKWHSIVFDEAHTYCGAKGIEVATLIKRVKAMLNRNDIQFFLTSATLGDEKSNPQIINFAHSLCDVHFDEDSIIRSSTIAPAKPEITNKLDFSIYRELAEKIRNNFASDHILKFLKEKGIAISQAANTDEALEKTLYLMILHDDFYYEVRHHLLNKIKPLNQLADELNVSVDDITDFIAVASNAQYKGDRIFETKYHMFIRGIEGVYVTLNPSNKLFIRKMETYKEDPKSNDCGFKVFEITFCHNCNSTFIVGQTEDGYLVQKSKFNDDYSPEVYLLDGVYDEYDEENENENKFIVCAKCGAIERVSSVNGLFCGHGKENCNSLIKVKDFGDQLHTCPCCHVVNTQRSILRPFFLGNEAATAVIATALYNDLPDVKITKKIISIDDPFFGSGPEKLIEERENLVKQFLTFSDNRQAAAFFATYLQTTYRENLIKRIMTKICKDNLQVIYQGVRLCTFVSWLEEYFEKYNIYYPDERKKQAWLAVLKELTNYKAMNALQNMGILYFDLNIKIPENEKLQLSSDETTTLFKMMALYFIKDAAIKLPITLTKADYKKLSYAGEIKGFSLNYTQKKYFQSWLPAIGKENVRTKLLRKLFAEKDDEFILRLLKAIWDKLLYERIIEYDSESGKFLLSSEAITVKAVDKLYICNECKTVTPYCLKNVCANPRCNGSLVEYDYLKAMEDNHYYDVYHNLNINDLLVKEHTAQLGSQQAYSYQNDFKKKRINVLSCSTTFEMGVDVGTLETVFMRNMPPSPANYAQRAGRAGRSSRSAAYSLTYCPNSSHDQNYFKDPVSMIKGTIQPPSFNVDNEKIALRHIFASAFSFFWRKYPELYKRTIGEFFDADGVNALKKYLESHPEDLKEYLCNVLSPELQKHYEINTYGWTSKLFLNDPNNPGVFVIAMKKYASDIEELEKARIDCTERQKKVEPGSKEDRELSRKIRDIGNSINTIRKQEIIEFLSRNNIIPKYGFPVDTVELMSFGKGGILDSLCLDRDLFTAISEYAPESEVVADGKLITSRYVRVLSGFAWPEYKYVICKNCHTLIRVIWVEDIPKECKQCGHSLPKKIKKYVIPKFGFIMENGEPEDAGTEKPERTYKGSISYIGDGTRIESNTYSVCGKKVIIGTSKMDELAVLNTSNFYICKVCGYGKLYDNDADLAKEYAHYKPDGYRCSNKILYPYSLGHEFQTDVVLLKFVSENITEIDVAWTVLYSLLEGLCRHLSIDRNELSGCLHWFRNNEFSDIGNYSFVLFDNTPGGAGYVRRMRDISTLIGMLEAGAQVVNGCTCGGEEADTACYSCLCNYYNQKQHDILKRRYAIDFFNSLLNGEKKWWGIRLPDIGLVSNMENN; encoded by the coding sequence ATGATGTTATTCAGACCTGCAGAAAGCTCAAAAAGGATTGTTGAATTCTTTCGAAAGTATCTTCTGACTACATTCAAAACAAACAACGATATTTACAACAGACAGTTAAAAGAACAACTATCTGAAGATGGTGTTATTTCGAAAGGTCCGTACATTAGTATGAGCGACTCTTTTGAAAAGGATAAAACTTTGCGAGAATTGGTTGATGAAGGTATTTTATGCAGAGAACTGTTGCAGTTGTCAGAATTGCATCCTGACAGGAAGCTATATAAACATCAGGTGGAAGCTATATGTAAAGCAAATAATGGGAAAAATTTAATTATAACAACAGGAACAGGATCGGGTAAAACGGAATGCTTCTTGATTCCTATAATTAATCTCCTGATGCGTGAGAAGGAAAAAGGCACTCTAAATCCTGGAGTACGTACGCTTATTATTTATCCGATGAATGCGTTGGTTAATGACCAAATCAGAAGGTTACGAGAGATATTTATAAAATATCAGGAATCTGGTATTACATTCGGAAAATATACCGGTGAAACTTTAGAAAATTATAGTGATGCACTTGACGAATTTATTGAACGTGAAGGTACTGAACCAATTAAAAATGAGTTGATATCCCGGGAACAAATGAGAAAAACCCCTCCTCATATTCTGATAACAAACTTTGCTATGCTTGAATATCTTTTACTGCGGCCTGGTGACAGCATTTTCTTTAATAAACAAAATGCATCAAAATGGCATTCAATCGTTTTTGATGAAGCGCATACCTACTGTGGAGCAAAAGGAATAGAGGTTGCTACTTTAATCAAACGAGTTAAGGCAATGCTTAATCGTAATGATATTCAATTTTTTCTGACTTCGGCAACGTTGGGTGATGAAAAATCAAACCCACAAATTATCAACTTTGCCCATTCATTATGTGATGTACATTTTGATGAAGACTCTATAATAAGATCGTCAACTATTGCACCTGCGAAACCAGAAATCACAAATAAATTAGATTTCTCAATTTATCGTGAACTAGCAGAAAAAATCAGAAATAATTTTGCTTCCGATCATATTCTGAAATTTCTTAAAGAAAAAGGTATTGCCATAAGCCAGGCAGCAAATACAGATGAAGCTTTAGAAAAAACTCTCTATTTAATGATATTACATGATGATTTTTATTATGAAGTCAGGCACCATTTATTGAACAAAATAAAACCATTAAATCAGCTTGCGGATGAATTAAATGTTTCGGTTGATGATATAACGGATTTTATAGCAGTGGCTTCAAACGCTCAATATAAAGGTGACAGGATATTTGAAACAAAGTATCATATGTTTATTCGAGGTATTGAAGGTGTGTATGTTACTCTTAATCCCAGCAATAAACTTTTCATCAGGAAAATGGAGACTTATAAAGAAGATCCGAAAAGCAACGATTGTGGTTTTAAAGTATTTGAAATTACATTCTGTCATAATTGCAATTCTACATTTATTGTTGGACAAACAGAAGATGGATATCTTGTACAGAAGTCCAAGTTTAATGATGACTACAGTCCTGAAGTTTACCTGTTAGATGGCGTATATGATGAATATGACGAAGAAAACGAAAATGAGAATAAATTCATAGTATGCGCAAAATGCGGAGCCATAGAACGCGTTTCATCAGTAAATGGATTATTTTGTGGACACGGCAAAGAAAATTGTAATTCGTTGATCAAAGTTAAAGATTTTGGAGACCAACTGCACACTTGTCCATGCTGTCATGTAGTGAATACTCAGCGTAGTATTTTACGCCCATTCTTTTTGGGTAATGAAGCAGCAACAGCTGTTATTGCTACAGCATTATACAATGATCTGCCTGATGTCAAAATTACAAAAAAAATAATTTCTATTGATGATCCTTTCTTTGGCAGTGGCCCGGAAAAATTGATTGAAGAGCGTGAGAATTTAGTTAAGCAGTTTTTAACTTTTTCTGACAATAGACAAGCTGCAGCATTCTTTGCTACATATCTGCAAACAACATACCGGGAAAATTTGATTAAAAGAATAATGACAAAAATATGTAAAGATAATTTACAAGTAATATACCAGGGTGTAAGATTGTGCACATTCGTTAGTTGGCTCGAAGAATATTTTGAAAAGTATAATATATACTATCCAGATGAGAGAAAGAAACAGGCATGGTTAGCAGTCTTAAAGGAATTGACTAATTATAAAGCAATGAATGCTTTACAAAATATGGGTATATTATATTTTGATCTAAATATAAAAATACCTGAGAATGAAAAATTACAATTATCTTCTGATGAAACAACTACTCTTTTTAAAATGATGGCATTGTATTTCATAAAAGATGCAGCAATAAAATTACCTATTACCTTAACAAAAGCAGATTATAAAAAGCTGTCATATGCTGGAGAAATAAAGGGATTTAGTCTAAACTATACTCAAAAAAAATATTTTCAATCATGGTTACCTGCAATAGGAAAGGAAAATGTTCGTACTAAATTATTGCGTAAGTTGTTTGCTGAAAAAGATGATGAATTTATTTTGAGATTATTGAAAGCAATCTGGGATAAGTTGTTGTATGAAAGGATCATAGAATATGATAGTGAAAGCGGAAAATTTCTTTTGTCTTCTGAAGCAATTACAGTGAAAGCCGTTGATAAATTGTATATTTGCAATGAATGTAAAACTGTAACACCATATTGCTTGAAAAATGTTTGTGCAAATCCCAGGTGTAATGGAAGCCTTGTTGAATATGACTATCTTAAGGCAATGGAGGACAATCATTATTACGATGTCTATCACAATCTGAACATTAACGACTTGCTTGTTAAGGAGCATACCGCTCAGTTAGGCAGCCAACAAGCATATTCTTATCAAAACGATTTTAAGAAAAAACGAATTAATGTACTGAGTTGCTCAACTACCTTTGAAATGGGTGTTGATGTTGGTACCCTTGAAACTGTATTTATGCGTAATATGCCTCCTTCCCCTGCTAACTATGCACAAAGAGCAGGTCGGGCAGGCAGAAGTTCAAGGTCTGCAGCGTATTCTCTGACATACTGCCCTAATAGCTCACACGATCAGAACTATTTTAAAGATCCTGTATCTATGATTAAGGGAACCATCCAACCACCTTCATTTAATGTAGATAATGAGAAAATTGCTTTGCGTCATATTTTTGCATCGGCATTCTCTTTCTTTTGGAGAAAGTATCCGGAACTATACAAAAGGACAATCGGTGAATTTTTTGATGCGGATGGAGTAAATGCATTAAAAAAATATCTTGAATCTCATCCTGAAGATCTTAAAGAGTATTTATGCAATGTTTTAAGTCCTGAGTTGCAGAAGCATTATGAAATTAACACTTACGGCTGGACCAGTAAATTGTTTCTTAATGATCCTAATAATCCTGGAGTATTTGTTATAGCAATGAAAAAGTATGCTTCTGATATAGAGGAGCTTGAAAAAGCCAGAATAGACTGTACTGAAAGACAAAAGAAGGTTGAACCCGGTTCCAAGGAAGATCGTGAATTGAGCAGGAAGATAAGGGATATTGGTAATTCTATTAATACAATTAGAAAACAAGAGATAATTGAATTTTTATCTCGTAACAATATAATTCCTAAATACGGGTTTCCTGTTGATACAGTGGAATTGATGAGTTTTGGAAAAGGTGGAATATTAGATTCATTGTGTTTGGACAGGGACCTTTTTACAGCAATATCAGAATATGCACCAGAGTCAGAGGTTGTTGCAGACGGTAAGCTGATTACTAGCCGGTATGTTCGTGTTCTTAGCGGATTTGCATGGCCGGAATATAAGTATGTTATATGTAAAAATTGTCATACATTAATTAGAGTTATTTGGGTTGAAGATATTCCTAAAGAATGCAAGCAGTGTGGGCATAGTTTACCAAAGAAGATAAAAAAGTATGTTATACCTAAATTCGGCTTTATCATGGAAAACGGAGAGCCAGAAGATGCAGGAACAGAAAAGCCGGAACGCACATATAAGGGTTCAATATCATACATAGGAGATGGTACTCGGATTGAGTCGAATACATACTCAGTTTGCGGAAAAAAAGTTATTATCGGAACCAGTAAAATGGATGAGCTTGCTGTTCTGAATACTTCTAATTTTTATATTTGTAAGGTCTGTGGATATGGTAAGTTATACGATAATGATGCTGATTTAGCTAAGGAGTATGCCCATTACAAGCCAGACGGTTATCGTTGCAGCAACAAAATACTTTACCCATATTCTCTTGGACACGAATTTCAAACGGATGTTGTACTATTGAAGTTCGTTTCAGAAAATATTACAGAAATCGATGTCGCATGGACTGTACTCTACTCGCTTCTTGAGGGACTTTGCAGACATCTAAGTATAGATAGAAATGAATTGTCAGGATGTTTGCATTGGTTCCGTAACAATGAATTTTCAGACATAGGTAACTATAGTTTTGTTTTGTTTGATAATACTCCTGGTGGAGCCGGATATGTTAGACGAATGAGAGATATATCTACTCTTATAGGCATGTTAGAAGCAGGGGCTCAAGTTGTAAATGGGTGCACATGTGGC